The following are encoded in a window of Helicoverpa armigera isolate CAAS_96S chromosome 24, ASM3070526v1, whole genome shotgun sequence genomic DNA:
- the LOC110371149 gene encoding uncharacterized protein LOC110371149, with amino-acid sequence MAEIAEFQLVQIDTELLIKEVKARPSLYARDADKYGDPQFKKSLWEEVAKSIYGEMWDTADAGDRIEQVDLVQRRWKNLRACYGREIKRQKDPKFVFGVAYKRRKYLYFNELSFLKKEFEGNDNDDKDSTIDLPEKNEAENTMVTVDTNIEEIPIVEAMPKRRNDVPKIVKTPKRSIEPITYTAKPDSDSSSSNTNVDSTNFALSLVPLLNMLPTHKRIDAQIMLLTVLKRFYQDSNEPDVKVAPPRTYGKRKCETSVTTVEVKCEAESDEEYK; translated from the exons ATGGCAGAAATTGCAGAGTTTCAGTTAGTTCAAATAGATACGGAGTTGTTAATCAAAGAAGTGAAGGCTAGACCGAGTTTGTATGCAAGAGACGCGGACAAATATGGCGACCcgcaatttaaaaaatctctgTGGGAGGAAGTTGCTAAATCAATATATGGAGAAATGTGGGATACTGCTGATGCTGGTGATAGAATTGAACAAG TCGACCTAGTCCAGCGCAGATGGAAGAACCTTCGAGCTTGCTACGGCCGCGAAATCAAACGCCAAAAGGACCCAAAATTCGTCTTCGGAGTAGCTTACAAAAGGCGTAAATATCTCTACTTCAACGAACTGTCATTCCTAAAGAAAGAATTCGAAGGAAACGACAATGATGATAAAGATAGCACAATTGATTTACCTGAGAAAAATGAAGCAGAAAACACTATGGTAACTGTGGATACAAATATCGAAGAAATACCTATTGTAGAAGCTATGCCAAAGAGGAGAAATGATGTGCCAAAAATTGTTAAGACCCCAAAAAGGAGTATTGAACCAATTACATATACGGCAAAACCTGACTCAGACAGCAGTAGTAGTAACACTAATGTTGATAGCACAAATTTTGCTTTATCCCTTGTACCGCTACTAAACATGTTACCAACCCACAAAAGAATTGATGCCCAAATTATGTTACTGACAGTTTTAAAAAGGTTCTATCAAGATTCGAATGAACCTGATGTAAAGGTTGCGCCACCAAGGACTTATGGTAAGAGAAAATGTGAGACTAGTGTAACAACTGTTGAAGTTAAATGTGAAGCTGAGAGTGATGAGGAGTATAAGTAG